A stretch of Candidatus Omnitrophota bacterium DNA encodes these proteins:
- a CDS encoding S41 family peptidase — protein sequence MRTVWAWLISGVAAATLVVAPTAVFSAKDSTASDNEELYKELDLFEHALSIVRSDYVEEPKAQQLIYGALKGMLATLDPYSQFLDPDSYNELKIDTEGEFGGLGIEITIKDDLLTIISPIDDTPAALAGLRSGDRIVKIDGQLTRGITIVEAVRKLRGKPNTKIALTLLREGESELKEVSLERAIIKVKSVKDAQMLDEQIGYIRLSDFGEHTVADLESAINSLKARHMDSLIFDLRNNPGGLLDVAVSVAELFLNRHQLIVSTKGRLRNQNQEMRSRMDGPISALPLVVLINEGSASASEIVAGAIQDHHRGVVLGTKSHGKASVQTIFPLKDGSALRLTTSKYFTPKGRSIHGQGIPPDVEVPIQLAKDPASKQEQAKEIFDKIEQTAPEPPADKLRKDNQIARAMDLLKGIKVYQTNERLAATENRS from the coding sequence ATGCGCACGGTGTGGGCATGGCTTATCAGTGGCGTGGCCGCCGCAACCTTGGTGGTTGCGCCGACCGCGGTGTTTAGCGCGAAAGATTCAACGGCGAGCGACAATGAGGAGCTGTACAAAGAGCTCGACCTCTTTGAGCACGCGCTCTCCATCGTGCGATCCGATTATGTGGAGGAGCCCAAGGCTCAGCAGCTGATTTACGGCGCGTTGAAGGGCATGCTGGCCACCCTGGATCCGTATAGCCAGTTTCTCGATCCGGACAGCTACAACGAGCTGAAAATCGACACCGAGGGCGAATTCGGCGGCTTAGGGATCGAGATCACCATCAAAGACGATTTGTTGACCATCATTTCTCCGATCGATGATACGCCGGCCGCCCTGGCCGGGCTGAGGTCCGGCGACCGCATCGTGAAGATCGACGGGCAGCTCACCCGGGGGATCACGATCGTCGAAGCGGTGCGCAAACTCCGCGGCAAACCCAACACGAAAATTGCTCTGACCCTGCTCCGGGAAGGGGAGAGCGAATTGAAAGAGGTCAGCCTGGAGCGCGCCATCATCAAAGTGAAAAGCGTGAAAGACGCCCAGATGCTTGATGAGCAAATCGGCTATATCCGCCTGTCGGATTTCGGCGAGCACACCGTGGCGGACCTGGAAAGCGCCATCAACTCGCTGAAAGCGCGGCACATGGACAGCCTCATTTTTGATCTGCGCAATAACCCCGGCGGGCTGCTGGATGTGGCGGTGTCGGTGGCGGAGCTGTTCCTGAATCGCCACCAGCTCATCGTCAGCACGAAAGGACGGCTGCGGAATCAAAATCAGGAAATGCGTTCCCGCATGGACGGCCCGATCAGCGCGCTGCCGCTGGTCGTGCTGATCAATGAGGGCTCCGCCTCAGCCTCTGAAATCGTGGCCGGGGCGATTCAAGACCACCACCGCGGCGTCGTGCTCGGCACGAAATCCCACGGCAAGGCGTCGGTGCAGACGATTTTCCCGCTGAAGGACGGCAGCGCGCTGCGGCTGACGACCAGCAAGTATTTCACGCCGAAGGGCCGCTCCATCCACGGCCAGGGGATCCCCCCGGACGTGGAGGTGCCGATCCAACTCGCGAAAGACCCCGCGTCCAAACAAGAACAAGCGAAAGAAATTTTCGACAAAATCGAGCAGACGGCTCCTGAGCCGCCGGCGGACAAGCTTCGGAAAGACAACCAAATCGCCCGCGCCATGGATTTGCTGAAGGGGATTAAGGTGTATCAGACGAACGAGCGGCTCGCGGCGACCGAGAACCGCTCGTGA
- a CDS encoding polymer-forming cytoskeletal protein: MALGRGKHESADERWLEVDASMTGTLTFKDPVNLQINGQFEGTLQTKGNLLVGPKARVNATITGDTITIGGTLEGTVSATARIELQASARVTGKISTPRLTVHEGAILHGSVEMVAQTTPGSRGWMSLEELASYLEVESGTVIEWAKTGRLPAQQDNGTWRFDRARIEEWLAHEKIK, encoded by the coding sequence ATGGCGCTGGGGCGGGGCAAGCACGAATCGGCCGATGAGCGATGGCTCGAGGTCGATGCCAGCATGACCGGAACGTTGACGTTTAAGGACCCGGTGAACCTCCAGATCAACGGGCAGTTCGAAGGCACCCTGCAGACGAAGGGCAATTTGCTGGTCGGGCCGAAAGCCCGCGTCAACGCCACCATTACCGGAGATACCATCACCATCGGCGGAACCCTCGAGGGCACGGTGTCAGCGACCGCGCGGATCGAACTGCAGGCGAGTGCTCGGGTCACGGGGAAAATCAGCACGCCGCGGCTGACGGTTCATGAGGGGGCGATCCTGCATGGCAGCGTGGAGATGGTGGCGCAAACCACTCCAGGCAGCCGAGGCTGGATGAGCCTCGAGGAGCTGGCCAGCTATTTAGAAGTGGAGTCCGGCACGGTGATTGAGTGGGCCAAGACCGGCCGCTTGCCGGCTCAACAGGACAACGGGACGTGGCGGTTTGACCGCGCGAGAATCGAAGAGTGGTTGGCCCACGAGAAGATCAAATAA
- a CDS encoding MgtC/SapB family protein, which produces MTPQVIIVRLLASAAISGLIGFERERHGRAAGFRTHILVGVGSCLIMLTGVYCAELYGLQAVDPTRMAAQIISGIGFLGAGTIIRFGGSVRGLTTAASLWAAGGIGIAVGAGFHLAAGLAGLIVIVTLFALSPIERAIRSTTHHGDDQQPKEEP; this is translated from the coding sequence ATGACGCCTCAGGTGATCATTGTTCGATTGCTGGCGAGCGCGGCCATTTCAGGGCTGATCGGTTTTGAGCGGGAACGGCACGGTCGAGCCGCAGGCTTCCGCACGCATATCCTCGTCGGGGTGGGATCGTGCCTGATCATGCTGACCGGCGTGTATTGCGCCGAGCTGTATGGGCTGCAGGCCGTGGATCCGACGCGCATGGCCGCGCAAATCATCAGCGGGATCGGGTTTCTCGGCGCGGGCACGATTATCCGTTTTGGCGGATCGGTCCGCGGCCTCACCACGGCGGCCAGCCTCTGGGCTGCCGGCGGCATCGGCATCGCCGTAGGAGCGGGATTTCATCTGGCCGCCGGGCTCGCCGGGTTGATCGTGATCGTGACCCTGTTCGCCCTGTCACCGATTGAGCGGGCCATACGCAGCACGACGCATCACGGGGACGATCAGCAGCCGAAAGAAGAGCCGTAG
- the gatB gene encoding Asp-tRNA(Asn)/Glu-tRNA(Gln) amidotransferase subunit GatB yields the protein MEYEPVIGLEVHLQLKTATKLFCGCSATFGATPNSQTCPVCLGLPGVLPVLNERAFQWGIKVALAFNCQIAPTMKFDRKQYFYPDLPKNYQISQYDQPLAHHGYLDIGASGQPKRIRILRIHMEEDAGKLLHEASQTESYVDFNRTGVPLLEIVSEPDLRSSDEAYDYLTELKAIIEYLEVSTCNMEEGSLRCDTNVSLRPAGATALGSKVEIKNLNSFRAVKLALEYEMKRQAMVLDRGERIPQETRLWDAKGLKTESMRSKEGAADYRYFPEPDLVPFRLSPQQMKIIQQQLPELPAQRAARFQAAYQLSAYDARVLRQHRVLADVFEGAISAGAAPKLAANWIMGDFMAYLNAKKLEPEQARIRPEWLAHLVQLIEDGTISGKMAKDVLVQMLEQQADPIALVKAGKLQQIVDPAALERLADAVMAANPDSVEAYLKGKTNALTFLMGQAMKQSQGKANPQQMTGLLQRKLDQAKVKPHV from the coding sequence ATGGAATACGAACCCGTCATTGGTCTTGAAGTCCATCTCCAGCTGAAAACAGCGACGAAGCTGTTTTGCGGCTGCTCGGCAACATTCGGAGCCACACCCAACAGCCAAACATGCCCGGTCTGCCTTGGGCTCCCAGGGGTCTTGCCGGTGCTGAACGAGCGCGCCTTCCAGTGGGGGATCAAAGTGGCCCTGGCCTTCAACTGCCAGATCGCCCCCACGATGAAATTCGATCGCAAGCAATATTTCTACCCGGATCTGCCGAAGAACTACCAGATTTCCCAGTACGATCAGCCCTTGGCGCACCACGGCTACCTGGATATCGGTGCGAGCGGCCAACCGAAGCGGATTCGCATTCTCCGCATCCATATGGAAGAAGACGCGGGAAAGCTGCTCCATGAGGCCAGCCAAACCGAAAGCTACGTCGACTTCAACCGGACCGGCGTGCCGCTGCTGGAAATTGTCAGCGAGCCGGATCTGCGCTCTTCGGATGAGGCCTACGACTACCTCACTGAGCTGAAGGCCATCATCGAGTACCTGGAGGTGTCCACCTGCAACATGGAAGAAGGCAGCCTGCGCTGCGACACCAATGTCTCGCTGCGCCCGGCCGGGGCGACCGCGCTGGGCTCAAAAGTCGAGATCAAGAATTTGAATTCGTTTCGCGCCGTGAAATTAGCGCTCGAATATGAGATGAAACGGCAAGCGATGGTGCTGGATCGCGGCGAGCGCATCCCGCAGGAAACACGGCTCTGGGATGCGAAGGGCTTGAAGACCGAGTCGATGCGCAGCAAGGAGGGGGCGGCCGATTACCGCTACTTTCCCGAACCGGATTTGGTGCCGTTTCGGCTCTCGCCGCAGCAGATGAAGATAATCCAGCAGCAGCTTCCTGAGCTGCCCGCCCAGCGAGCCGCGCGCTTCCAAGCCGCCTATCAGCTCTCGGCCTATGATGCCAGGGTCCTGCGGCAGCACCGCGTCTTGGCCGATGTGTTTGAGGGCGCGATCAGCGCCGGGGCTGCGCCAAAGCTCGCGGCGAACTGGATCATGGGAGACTTCATGGCGTATCTCAACGCCAAGAAGCTGGAGCCCGAGCAAGCACGGATCCGTCCCGAATGGCTCGCGCATCTGGTACAATTGATCGAGGACGGCACGATCTCCGGCAAGATGGCCAAAGACGTGTTGGTGCAGATGCTTGAGCAGCAGGCCGATCCGATCGCGCTGGTGAAGGCCGGCAAGTTGCAGCAGATCGTCGATCCTGCGGCCCTTGAGCGCTTGGCGGATGCTGTGATGGCCGCGAATCCGGATTCGGTTGAGGCGTACCTGAAGGGAAAAACCAACGCCTTGACCTTCCTCATGGGCCAAGCGATGAAGCAGTCGCAGGGGAAAGCCAATCCGCAGCAGATGACGGGGCTGCTCCAGCGGAAACTCGATCAGGCCAAAGTGAAACCGCATGTGTAG
- the tsaD gene encoding tRNA (adenosine(37)-N6)-threonylcarbamoyltransferase complex transferase subunit TsaD, producing the protein MIRILGIETSCDETAIGIVEDGRTVLSNTVASSLSLHGPYGGVIPEIAARAHVETIWDVFAQSLADAKCAPGDLDAIAVTQGPGLPGALLIGVAFAKGLAISLERPLIPVDHLAAHLYAGEMTAPQLQAPYIGLVVSGGHTVLCVAHHDCRFEVLGETQDDAVGEAFDKVAKLLGLGYPGGPVIDRLSTEGEATAVKFPRGQTKGAFDFSFSGLKTAVFHYVQKLSGSLQPPGSRFPPRQVADIAASFQEAAVDMLIGKTLKACQRAGMKQVVVGGGVASNNRLRTKFGEAAAAHQLTVVFPPPSLCVDNGAMIAGIGFPLLQRGRVAELTLAPDSNLCLA; encoded by the coding sequence ATGATTCGGATTCTGGGCATTGAAACGTCGTGCGACGAGACGGCCATCGGCATCGTGGAGGACGGCCGCACCGTGTTGAGCAACACGGTGGCCTCGAGCCTCTCGCTCCACGGCCCCTACGGCGGGGTCATCCCTGAGATCGCGGCGCGCGCCCATGTGGAAACCATTTGGGATGTCTTCGCGCAGTCCTTGGCCGATGCGAAATGCGCCCCGGGCGATCTTGACGCGATTGCCGTCACGCAAGGGCCCGGTTTGCCAGGCGCGCTGCTCATCGGTGTGGCCTTTGCCAAGGGCTTGGCGATCTCCCTTGAACGCCCGCTGATTCCAGTTGACCATTTGGCCGCCCATCTGTACGCTGGAGAAATGACGGCCCCGCAGCTTCAGGCTCCGTACATCGGCCTGGTCGTGTCGGGCGGGCATACGGTGCTGTGCGTCGCGCACCACGACTGCCGTTTTGAAGTGCTCGGCGAAACACAGGATGACGCCGTGGGCGAGGCGTTCGACAAAGTGGCGAAACTCTTAGGGCTGGGCTATCCCGGGGGCCCGGTCATTGATCGGCTTTCAACCGAGGGAGAGGCGACGGCGGTGAAGTTCCCGCGAGGCCAGACCAAAGGCGCATTCGACTTCAGTTTCAGCGGTTTGAAAACCGCCGTCTTCCATTACGTGCAAAAGCTTAGCGGGTCCCTCCAGCCTCCAGGCTCTCGCTTCCCGCCTCGTCAGGTTGCTGATATTGCCGCAAGCTTCCAAGAAGCCGCGGTCGATATGCTCATCGGGAAGACGCTCAAGGCCTGCCAGCGCGCCGGCATGAAACAGGTGGTCGTGGGCGGCGGAGTCGCTTCGAACAACCGCCTGCGAACGAAATTCGGCGAAGCCGCCGCGGCCCATCAACTCACGGTTGTCTTTCCGCCGCCGTCCTTATGCGTCGATAATGGCGCCATGATCGCCGGCATCGGCTTTCCCTTGCTGCAGCGGGGGCGCGTCGCCGAGTTAACACTCGCTCCGGACTCGAATTTGTGCCTCGCATGA
- a CDS encoding helix-turn-helix domain-containing protein, translating to MEKLWTISEVAQFLGITDADVEELVRQGQLTGYKLGGQFLRFRPQQVEVVKSKLRFRQVPNKHRAAHPSSRLGRVKDFFYFYDFYIVSATLLAIVVVYLIVAG from the coding sequence ATGGAGAAGTTGTGGACCATCAGTGAAGTGGCGCAATTCCTCGGCATTACAGATGCGGATGTCGAAGAGCTCGTCCGGCAAGGGCAGCTGACCGGCTATAAGCTCGGCGGCCAATTTCTCCGCTTCCGGCCGCAGCAAGTCGAGGTGGTGAAAAGCAAGCTGCGCTTCCGCCAGGTGCCCAACAAGCATCGCGCAGCGCATCCGTCGTCCCGATTGGGACGCGTGAAAGATTTTTTCTATTTCTACGATTTCTACATCGTCTCCGCCACGCTCTTGGCCATCGTTGTCGTCTATCTGATCG